In Mangifera indica cultivar Alphonso chromosome 14, CATAS_Mindica_2.1, whole genome shotgun sequence, the DNA window GTCACAGCTCAGAATAACatgatttgttacaaaataatacacaaaaaagATATCATGACACAAGACAACATtttgttaaacaaaattatcttattttaagtTAACATTAAGGGGAcaagtaatcaaatattattctagtaatctatcttttattacatctattatcttgtttaatttgtcaggtaataaaaaatttcagtaattttctattatcaataatgatatgataggtaatataaacagtaatttaataccatttttaccttaaatattaaaagatgatcaaagtaatattaattttattacaattatattattattaattttttaaactaaaatactctcattttcaattaatataacaagtaacatgaaaaatattttaaaataattataccaataatatagtaaaataatatcttaatattttttattatatataactaaacacaatagttatttatatatataaatttttgtcaaacataataataatttatatgcaATAGTAATTTATActtatggtaatattttattttaaataataaaaagttaccTAAACCAAATACACCATAATAATTTGCTTATTTTCTGTATGATCAattgtaaagataaaaaaaaaaaaaaacagaatatcataataaaaaattcaaataagtcTGCAAATTCAACTCCAAAATAATACAATTGATaaccaacaaaattaataattattagtcaaatatttaagaaaaccCAATTTTGTTCATATCATGCTATATTGGGCTAATAGCTTGTGTCAAATTATACTAGGTCTAGGTTCTTCTTTCACAATTAACAACTCATACACGGTAGTAATGGAGGTTAGACTTTTAAGAAGAATAAAGCATTATGCCGACAATAGCAAAGACTCAACAAAGAAATCCATGTGAAGAAAGTTGTTACCTTTTGCCTTTTGgctgttttctttatttacacAATAGCTTTTTAATGATTACTAACAATTGTTGCTACAAGTCAAAACTTTGCTTTTTCAAGCAAATCAACAAGAGGCCACACAAACCTAATCAGTTGATTCCTTTTCTTGTATAATTTGTATAATCAAGTCTAATAATTCAACATAACTACGACTTAGACTTGAAAGGTTGGGAATGGCTAACTTTTCCCTAGAGAATAAGATAAAAGATCAAACAGATTAAAaccattttaaattatgattatttttatatattttggcttcaaacaatattaattaCTACCTCTGCGCTGCGTTGAGCTATGGAGTGTTGATCAGAATGAGGATTGAGGATTATAATGATAATGATCTAAGGAAAATGACTATGGCATACTGTTAttagaaaataacaaagaatttCACTTATCAACAAGACAACAGCAACtacaaaaccaaaccctaatgcACAAAGATAGTTTTCAATACAAGTAGTCTCACATGCGCTTacacaaaatttacaaaaaatcaCTAATATCCAAACTCTCTGGAATTTCAAACTTCAACAAGCTGCTGCAGTAGCTTTCGATCTCATCTTCGAGGCTGCTGTTGATGTAAGTGGATGATGAATTCAACGGAGTCGGGCTTGATAACGGCGTTGACATAACAAAATCaaagctaaaatttttattaccgTTGTTGAGTGATTGGAAACTTGAACTATCAGAAGGAACAGGAAGCGTGGGGTTTGAGCTACAATTCATGTGATTTGGTTCTGAAGCAGCAAAAGTTTCAGCTAAACTTGAAGGTTTCAAATTCTGTTGCATATTTTGGCTGCTAAAGTTTGTCAGGTTGGACAATAGTCCTTGCACATTGACTTGCATAAGTTGCGTTTGTTCAAAGTTTGAAGTATTGTTTGCATTAGATGAGGTGCAATTTGAAACCTCCGCAATAGAAGTCTGAAACTGGTCATTTACTTGCGAAGTAATTGTTGTCTGGTTTTGAAGCTGAGGAATATTGCAAATCTGGTTTTTCTGGAGATACTGCATGACTGTTTCCGGGTTTTCTTGATTCAATGACAAGATAGTAGAAGCCAGCCTAAGCAGTTCTGGGTTTAGGAGAGCTTGAGCACCAAAGAGGCTTGACACATCGAGAAGTGAAGAGTTACACAAAGTTGAATTTAGAAGTGTTGATAGGTCAAGAAGATCAAGGCGACGAGCATGAGTCACAGGATCAATTCCGTTCCTAAGAAGCCTCTTTCTGATATGAGTGTGCCAGTAGTTCTTTATTTCATTGTCAGTCCTCCCTGGCAAGCGCGCTGCAATAGCTGACCACCTATAGTAGAAAAAAATGCAAGTGAGctacaaaaataatcttttcaatgGAGTTGCTAACCTAACATTTATGGGTTTACTTTCTtgactataatttaaaatagaaattattgGAAAATTATGGCCATACTTGTTTCCCAACAAGCTATGCAGTTGGATTATggtctcttcttcttcaaaagaAAATCTTCCCCTCTTAATATCAGGTCTCAGATAATTAGTCCATCGAAGACGACAACTTTTCCCACATCTTTGAAGCCCTACACCATTGAATAACAAGATGTATTATCAATCATATCTAATtaatcatcaaatcaaattaattgaacCAGAATAGTGTTAAATAGCAGGAGAAAGATTGATATG includes these proteins:
- the LOC123195798 gene encoding transcription factor MYB41-like encodes the protein MGRAPCCDKNGLKKGPWTPEEDDKLISYIQLHGPGNWRNLPKKAGLQRCGKSCRLRWTNYLRPDIKRGRFSFEEEETIIQLHSLLGNKWSAIAARLPGRTDNEIKNYWHTHIRKRLLRNGIDPVTHARRLDLLDLSTLLNSTLCNSSLLDVSSLFGAQALLNPELLRLASTILSLNQENPETVMQYLQKNQICNIPQLQNQTTITSQVNDQFQTSIAEVSNCTSSNANNTSNFEQTQLMQVNVQGLLSNLTNFSSQNMQQNLKPSSLAETFAASEPNHMNCSSNPTLPVPSDSSSFQSLNNGNKNFSFDFVMSTPLSSPTPLNSSSTYINSSLEDEIESYCSSLLKFEIPESLDISDFL